A single region of the Chthonomonadales bacterium genome encodes:
- a CDS encoding D-galactonate dehydratase family protein has product MRITEVRVVVTCPGRNYVCVKVMTDEPGLHGVGDATLNGRELAVAAALREHIAPLLVGRDPDRIEDVWQDLYRGAYWRGGPVLMTALAGIDLALWDIKGKRAGMPLYSLLGGRTRDGALAYSHAGGVDYAACEDEARSLMERGFRAVRVQCGVPRVASTYGVGGASEAAAAQWGDGGPMPHVEANWEPAAYLRVVPGLLAHLRSTLGDEVELLHDVHERLSPIQAARLARELEPFHLFFLEDPLRPEHRESFRLIRSHSTTPIAMGELFHSRYDCLQLITEQLIDYVRCDLGHIGGITEARKIAAIAEPYQVLTAWHGPGDIGPATHAANVHLDCAVPNFGIQEMVFFPEPVHEVMPGAPELLDGYLVPSERAGLGVDLDEAAAARYPYRRAYLPTVRRADGSVHDW; this is encoded by the coding sequence ATGAGGATCACGGAGGTTCGGGTCGTCGTCACCTGTCCGGGCCGTAACTACGTGTGCGTGAAGGTGATGACCGACGAGCCCGGCCTCCACGGGGTCGGCGACGCTACACTGAATGGCCGGGAGCTGGCGGTGGCCGCCGCGCTGCGCGAGCACATCGCGCCGCTGCTCGTCGGGCGCGATCCGGACCGCATCGAGGACGTCTGGCAGGACCTCTATCGCGGAGCCTACTGGCGCGGCGGGCCGGTCCTGATGACCGCCCTGGCGGGCATCGATCTGGCGCTGTGGGACATCAAGGGCAAGCGCGCGGGGATGCCGCTCTACTCGCTCCTGGGCGGCAGGACGCGCGACGGGGCCCTTGCCTACAGCCACGCGGGCGGCGTCGACTACGCCGCCTGCGAGGACGAGGCGCGCTCGCTGATGGAGCGCGGGTTCCGGGCCGTCCGGGTACAGTGCGGCGTTCCGCGCGTCGCGTCCACCTACGGCGTCGGAGGCGCCTCGGAAGCGGCCGCGGCACAGTGGGGCGACGGCGGGCCGATGCCGCACGTGGAGGCCAACTGGGAGCCGGCGGCCTACCTGCGGGTGGTGCCCGGGCTGCTCGCGCACCTGCGGTCGACCCTGGGCGACGAGGTGGAGCTCCTGCACGACGTGCACGAGCGATTGAGCCCCATTCAGGCCGCGCGCCTGGCGCGCGAGCTCGAGCCCTTCCACCTGTTCTTTCTAGAGGATCCGCTGCGTCCCGAGCACAGGGAGAGCTTCCGTCTGATCCGGAGCCACTCGACGACGCCGATCGCGATGGGAGAGCTGTTCCACAGCCGCTACGACTGCCTCCAACTCATCACCGAGCAACTCATCGACTACGTTCGCTGCGACCTCGGCCACATCGGCGGCATCACGGAGGCCCGCAAGATCGCCGCGATCGCGGAGCCGTACCAGGTCCTCACGGCCTGGCACGGGCCGGGCGACATCGGCCCGGCGACGCACGCGGCCAACGTGCACCTGGACTGCGCCGTCCCCAACTTTGGTATCCAGGAGATGGTCTTCTTTCCGGAACCGGTGCACGAGGTGATGCCCGGTGCGCCCGAGCTCCTCGATGGCTACCTGGTGCCCTCCGAGCGGGCCGGGCTCGGCGTGGACCTGGACGAGGCCGCCGCCGCGCGCTACCCGTACCGCCGCGCCTACCTGCCCACCGTGCGACGCGCCGACGGCAGCGTGCACGACTGGTAG